The following coding sequences lie in one Coraliomargarita parva genomic window:
- the lepB gene encoding signal peptidase I: protein MRKLLKQAREVLHGAHKVYHYRRDVISESRLKELDKAVEELSGLVKRRDSGEAARLEASIGRLDALLRKIGGKIYPKTFWSDNLEVALVASIIVIGIRTFFFQPFIIPTNSMYPTYSGMNAMVYEADEGEPSFAAKLFNLARLGARHRALVAERSGDILIPVVSNSNGTGIRIYQETVKVPRGKWLILPALMNEYRFIIGGKVQSIRVPAEFDMNQVIFGVFDRSSMELVETKGEGTGMALLVKNKRAVAGEDVLRFDITLGDALFVDRFTYHFRKPKAGEPFVFKTRNIPGIDGNPNHYSDKYYIKRIGGAPGETIEIRDHGLFVNGQARDEAKAFARNADQEGEYDGYINVEPYNYVRHKFSGLEAGSELTIPEGKYVALGDNSDNSLDSRYWGYVPEKEIIGKALFIYYPFTKRWGLAE, encoded by the coding sequence ATGAGAAAATTACTCAAGCAGGCGCGGGAGGTCCTTCATGGAGCCCATAAAGTCTATCATTATCGCCGGGATGTGATTTCGGAATCGCGTCTCAAGGAACTGGATAAAGCGGTTGAGGAACTCTCGGGGCTGGTCAAGCGCAGGGACTCCGGCGAAGCGGCTCGACTTGAAGCCTCCATTGGCCGTCTGGATGCCTTGCTGAGGAAGATCGGTGGCAAGATTTACCCCAAGACTTTCTGGAGCGACAACCTGGAGGTGGCCCTGGTCGCCTCGATTATCGTGATTGGTATCCGCACCTTCTTTTTCCAGCCCTTCATTATCCCGACAAATTCGATGTACCCGACCTACAGCGGGATGAATGCCATGGTCTATGAGGCAGACGAGGGCGAACCTTCCTTCGCTGCCAAGCTTTTCAACCTGGCCCGTCTTGGGGCGCGCCATCGCGCGCTGGTGGCGGAACGAAGCGGCGATATCCTGATTCCCGTGGTCAGCAATTCGAACGGTACCGGTATCCGGATCTACCAGGAAACGGTCAAGGTGCCGCGCGGGAAGTGGTTGATTCTGCCGGCCTTGATGAATGAGTATCGCTTTATCATCGGCGGCAAAGTCCAGTCCATCCGCGTGCCGGCTGAATTCGATATGAATCAGGTGATTTTTGGAGTTTTCGACCGCTCCTCCATGGAGCTGGTTGAAACGAAGGGCGAAGGTACCGGTATGGCTTTATTGGTTAAGAACAAGCGGGCGGTGGCCGGTGAGGACGTCCTTCGCTTCGACATCACATTGGGCGATGCCTTGTTTGTCGACCGCTTTACCTATCATTTCCGTAAGCCCAAGGCCGGCGAACCCTTTGTTTTCAAGACGCGGAATATTCCCGGGATCGATGGCAATCCGAACCATTATTCGGACAAGTATTACATCAAGCGGATTGGCGGAGCGCCGGGCGAAACCATTGAGATCCGCGACCACGGCCTGTTCGTCAACGGCCAAGCTCGTGACGAGGCGAAGGCCTTCGCGCGCAATGCCGATCAGGAAGGCGAATACGACGGCTACATCAACGTGGAACCGTACAACTATGTGCGACACAAGTTCAGCGGCCTCGAAGCCGGCAGTGAGTTGACGATTCCTGAAGGCAAGTATGTCGCGCTGGGAGACAATTCCGATAACAGCCTGGACAGCCGCTACTGGGGCTATGTCCCCGAAAAGGAAATCATCGGTAAGGCCTTGTTCATTTATTATCCGTTCACCAAGCGCTGGGGCTTGGCCGAGTAA